In Alkalihalobacillus sp. AL-G, the genomic stretch AAACGATAAATCTGTCATTGCTACTCCTGAAGCCATTGAAGCGTTTGAATACTATGGTAACCTGCTCAAGAATTATGGACCCAAAGGAACACTCAATATGAGCTGGCCAGAAGCAATGGCTGTATTCACCCAAGGTAAAGCGGCCTTCTACACTGACGCTTCTTCCCTCTTTTCAAACGCTACTGACCCATCAAAATCGCAGGTAGCGGATAAAGTCGGTTTCGCTCCATTCCCGGCTGGGCCAGATGGAGCACATCCATATAACGTCACATCTTGGGCGCTTGGTATCGGTGCTAACTCCAATAAGAAAGACGCTGCTTGGGAATTCATTCATTGGGCATTAAGTAAAGAAATGGTTGAAAAGCTTCAAGCTGAAGGGAATCCGGGCGCACGTATTTCTGTTTGGAATTCACCGGAAGGTACGGCAATGTTCCCTGAAGATCTAGCGGCTGCGATTGCGGCTAATGGTAAAGCAGATGGAAAGCCTTATGACCGTCCACTTGTCATTAACGTTGGTAAAGCTCGTGACACCATTGGTGATGTAATCATTGCTGCGCAACAAGGAAAAGACGTGAAAGCAGCTGCAGAAAAAGCGGACAAAGCGTTCCAGGAACTACTAGATAAAGAGAATAAGTAATAGGTAGTCATCAATAGTTTTGATGAAATCGGCTTTCGGTGTACCAGCTAAGTCCTTTTTTAGATGCCGAAAGCCGGTTGCCTTTACATAGGTGTAAGTATTGATCATTTCTTGAATGTTGCTATGAATTTAATGCCTGACAGCCTGAATTTCACCTGGAACACATGCTTAAAGGAATATCACCGGGTTAGGAGGAAAAATAAGCATGATAAACTGGATTGATCGGAACATCAAGTGGGTTTTTACGATGCCTGCTGTCATTTTTGTTGCGTTAATGATGGTCTTGCCTGTCGGTTATACATTTTGGCTAAGCTTCCACAACTGGAATATGTCAAATATAGACCCGCCATTATGGGTAGCATTTAAAAACTATCAGGTTTTATTCAATGATCCTCTATTTATAAAATCACTGTGGCTTATGCTTTATTTTACGGTTGCATCGGTACTTATTGAAACGATTTTAGGTATCGGCCTGGCAATCATGATGAATCAGCATTTTATTGGAAAGGGCCTGGTCAAGACATTATTCTTGTTGCCGATGGTGGCGACACCCGTAGCGGTAGGTTTGGTTTGGGTCCTTATTTATGAACCGAATATCGGTATTGCAAACGTGTTTTTAAATAAGCTTGGATTGCCTGGTCTTGAGTGGTTGACCTCACCTGATCTTGTCATGCCTTCATTGATTTTGATCGATGTATGGGAATGGACACCGATGATTGCTTTGATTGTTCTGGCGGGGCTTGTTTCTCTTCCAAGGGATCCCTTTGAAGCAGCGATGATTGATGGGGCGAATTCCTGGCAAACTTTCTGGAAAATTACGCTTCCTTTATTGAAGCCGACGATTTATTCCGCCGTCTTGTTGAGGATGATCGATGCATTGAAAACCTTCGATATCATCTATGCCACCACGCAGGGTGGTCCGGGTACTGCATCACAGACGATCAACATCTATGGTTATGTCTTAGGCTTCCAATATTTCAAAATTGGTCAGGCTTCAGCTTTACTTATGGTGTTTTTCCTCATAGTCCTATCGATTAGTATCTTTACTATTCTCTTAAGAAAGAGAGCGGGGGTCAGTTTATGAGTGGAAGAAAACAAAAACCATTTAAAATCACAGTCACTCATATTGGTGTCTATTTATCTTTAATACTATTCTTGCTGCCGTTTCTATGGATGATCTTAGCCTCCTTTAAAACACAAGTGCAAATCCTTAATACAGAAAACATTTTTTCTATCACTGCAAATTTAGATAACTATATTAGTGTATTTGAAGAATACGCCTTCCTCAAATTTATTATCAACAGTTTTATCGTCGGCATATTATCAACTTTTTTCGGTCTCGTGCTAGGCTTGCCTGCCGCTTATGCGATTGCAAAATACAAGCAGGAAGGACTTGGACTCTTAATCCTTGTCGCAAGAATTGTACCAGG encodes the following:
- a CDS encoding carbohydrate ABC transporter permease, whose product is MINWIDRNIKWVFTMPAVIFVALMMVLPVGYTFWLSFHNWNMSNIDPPLWVAFKNYQVLFNDPLFIKSLWLMLYFTVASVLIETILGIGLAIMMNQHFIGKGLVKTLFLLPMVATPVAVGLVWVLIYEPNIGIANVFLNKLGLPGLEWLTSPDLVMPSLILIDVWEWTPMIALIVLAGLVSLPRDPFEAAMIDGANSWQTFWKITLPLLKPTIYSAVLLRMIDALKTFDIIYATTQGGPGTASQTINIYGYVLGFQYFKIGQASALLMVFFLIVLSISIFTILLRKRAGVSL